The Saccharopolyspora gloriosae genome has a segment encoding these proteins:
- a CDS encoding arginine deiminase, translating into MRNEVGPLRTVLLHRPGNELKRLTPRNSDQLLFDAIPWVDRAQAEHDAFAEVLRSRGVDVVLLHELLIETLSDPRARAAAVLSAVDEREIGTDIADSLRSHLSTVDETTLAEALIAGMTFEELPASEGDSLVRRMHLPHDFALTPLPNLLFTRDSSVWVGDRVAVTALAMPARRRESAITDLIYAYHPRFSRSARAYGAHSAPVEGGDVLLLAPGVAAIGVGERTTPAGAESFARSMFADDLAHTVLAVPITQQRASMHLDTVCTMVAEDAMVMYPAIQHSLTAYSLRPKDGGVDVSGPAPFLESAAHAMGIDRLRVIDTGLDPVTAEREQWEDGNNTLALAPGVVVAYERNVETNSRLEAAGIEVVRISGSELGSGRGGPRCMSCPIVREAL; encoded by the coding sequence GTGCGCAACGAGGTGGGGCCGCTGCGCACCGTCCTGCTGCACCGGCCGGGCAACGAGCTCAAGCGCCTCACCCCGCGCAACAGCGATCAGCTGCTGTTCGACGCGATCCCGTGGGTGGATCGCGCGCAGGCCGAGCACGACGCGTTCGCCGAGGTGCTGCGCTCCCGCGGCGTCGACGTGGTGCTGCTGCACGAGCTGCTGATCGAGACGCTGAGCGATCCCCGGGCGCGAGCGGCGGCGGTGCTCAGCGCGGTGGACGAGCGCGAGATCGGCACCGACATCGCCGACTCGCTCCGCTCCCACTTGTCCACAGTGGACGAGACGACGCTGGCGGAGGCGCTGATCGCGGGCATGACGTTCGAGGAGCTGCCCGCCTCCGAAGGCGATTCGCTGGTGCGCCGGATGCACCTGCCGCACGATTTCGCGCTGACCCCGCTGCCGAACCTGCTGTTCACCCGCGATTCCTCGGTGTGGGTGGGCGATCGCGTCGCGGTCACCGCGCTGGCGATGCCCGCGCGCCGCCGCGAGTCCGCGATCACCGACCTGATCTACGCCTACCACCCGCGCTTCTCCCGGTCCGCCCGCGCGTACGGCGCGCACTCCGCGCCCGTCGAGGGCGGCGACGTGCTGCTGCTCGCACCCGGTGTCGCCGCGATCGGCGTCGGCGAGCGCACCACTCCGGCGGGCGCGGAGTCCTTCGCCCGCTCGATGTTCGCCGACGACCTCGCGCACACGGTGCTCGCGGTGCCGATCACCCAGCAGCGCGCGTCGATGCACCTGGACACGGTGTGCACGATGGTCGCCGAGGACGCCATGGTGATGTACCCGGCGATCCAGCACTCGCTGACCGCGTACTCGCTGCGCCCGAAGGACGGCGGCGTGGACGTCTCCGGCCCGGCGCCGTTCCTGGAGTCGGCCGCGCACGCGATGGGCATCGACCGGCTGCGCGTCATCGACACCGGCCTGGACCCGGTCACGGCGGAGCGCGAGCAGTGGGAGGACGGCAACAACACCCTCGCCCTGGCCCCAGGCGTCGTCGTCGCCTACGAACGCAACGTGGAGACGAACTCCCGCCTGGAAGCCGCGGGCATCGAGGTCGTGCGCATCAGCGGCTCCGAACTCGGCTCCGGCCGCGGCGGCCCCCGCTGCATGTCCTGCCCCATCGTCCGCGAAGCGCTGTAG
- a CDS encoding CPBP family intramembrane glutamic endopeptidase yields the protein MSTVREWLIPSRPEEPVRLTDPAQRRAIGIELLLVFAVTLGMSGLQSLLSLLDALTQTQSLADQSVAINAPQAESGLLDLLRQLASVLRLFAWGALGIFLLWRGGFALYRIGMDRSRPWRDAAGGAGLAALIGIPGLGLYLTAHALGLSLTVQPSTLDDAWWRAPVLVLSAFGNSFAEEALVVAYLLTRLRQLGWSENRSLWVSSVLRGSYHLYQGFGGLVGNVVMGLVFGRVWQRTNRLWPLVIGHALIDVVAFVGYAVLRGHVGWLP from the coding sequence GTGAGCACTGTGCGCGAGTGGCTGATCCCGTCCCGCCCGGAGGAACCGGTCCGGCTGACCGATCCGGCGCAGCGACGAGCGATCGGCATCGAGCTGCTCCTGGTTTTCGCGGTGACGCTCGGCATGTCCGGCTTGCAGAGCCTGCTGTCGCTGCTGGACGCGTTGACGCAGACCCAGTCGCTGGCCGACCAGTCGGTGGCGATCAACGCGCCGCAAGCGGAGTCGGGCCTGCTGGACCTGCTGCGGCAGCTCGCGAGCGTGCTGCGGTTGTTCGCGTGGGGCGCGCTGGGGATTTTCCTGTTGTGGCGCGGTGGTTTCGCGCTGTACCGGATCGGCATGGACCGTTCGCGGCCGTGGCGGGACGCCGCTGGGGGCGCAGGGCTGGCCGCGCTGATCGGCATCCCGGGACTGGGCCTGTACCTGACCGCGCACGCGCTGGGCCTGAGCCTGACCGTGCAGCCGTCCACTTTGGACGATGCGTGGTGGCGGGCGCCGGTGCTGGTGCTCTCGGCGTTCGGGAACTCGTTCGCCGAGGAGGCCCTGGTGGTGGCCTACCTGCTGACGCGGTTGCGGCAGCTGGGCTGGTCGGAGAACCGGTCGTTGTGGGTGTCGTCGGTGCTGCGCGGGAGCTATCACCTGTACCAGGGATTCGGCGGTCTCGTGGGCAACGTGGTGATGGGCCTGGTCTTCGGCCGGGTGTGGCAGCGCACGAACCGGTTGTGGCCGCTGGTGATCGGCCACGCATTGATCGACGTGGTGGCGTTCGTCGGCTACGCGGTCCTGCGCGGGCACGTCGGCTGGCTGCCCTGA
- a CDS encoding DUF2470 domain-containing protein → MRERTTRRPAKPTPAERARTIARRGGRAALMPSGESAARIAPLLHHVHPDGTATVLLGDEHPMVATAWQAPRTEIAVVLEVADPTPVRLREPVRGLLWLTGRIRVLTGEDAREDVLAVAEQRPDSRLLDAGHGASVLKLEPASLVLADAEGTCSVPAAEFTVARPDPFCLLEDGWLRHLESAHRDVVGMLARHLPDDLRGGHIRPLGLDRFGLRLRVESADGDHDVRLAFSEPVENAESLGLELRRLVGCPFLAGQRSA, encoded by the coding sequence GTGCGCGAGAGGACGACACGTCGCCCGGCCAAGCCGACCCCGGCGGAGCGGGCCAGGACGATAGCTCGACGAGGTGGCAGGGCCGCGTTGATGCCTTCCGGGGAGAGTGCCGCCCGGATCGCTCCGTTGCTGCATCACGTGCATCCCGACGGCACCGCGACGGTGCTGCTCGGCGATGAGCACCCGATGGTCGCGACCGCGTGGCAGGCGCCGCGTACGGAGATCGCGGTGGTGCTGGAGGTCGCCGACCCCACGCCGGTGCGGCTGCGCGAACCGGTGCGCGGCCTGCTGTGGCTGACCGGCCGGATCCGGGTGCTCACGGGTGAGGACGCGCGCGAGGACGTGCTGGCGGTCGCCGAGCAGCGGCCGGACAGCCGGTTGCTCGACGCGGGCCACGGGGCGTCGGTGCTGAAGCTGGAGCCCGCGTCGTTGGTGCTGGCGGACGCGGAGGGCACGTGTTCGGTGCCCGCCGCGGAGTTCACCGTGGCCCGCCCGGACCCGTTCTGCCTGTTGGAGGACGGCTGGCTGCGGCACTTGGAGAGCGCGCACCGGGACGTGGTGGGCATGCTCGCGCGGCACCTGCCGGACGATCTGCGCGGCGGGCACATCCGGCCGCTGGGCTTGGACCGCTTCGGGCTGCGGCTGCGGGTGGAGTCGGCCGACGGCGACCACGACGTGCGGCTGGCGTTCTCCGAACCGGTGGAGAACGCGGAGTCCCTGGGCCTGGAGCTGCGCCGCTTGGTCGGCTGCCCCTTCCTGGCGGGCCAACGCTCCGCGTGA